A part of Xenopus tropicalis strain Nigerian chromosome 4, UCB_Xtro_10.0, whole genome shotgun sequence genomic DNA contains:
- the LOC105946102 gene encoding tolloid-like protein 1 isoform X3, with product MLPVPMSIYKRTELVHPLAPENEYVEKFSQSLNHIPKLRYSLGYDHQKRELCVSFLEVSCGGTLTVPVGISPAPDTQKPYPPFSDCTWTMIAPVGYK from the exons ATGCTGCCCGTACCG ATGAGTATATACAAGCGCACTGAGCTGGTTCACCCTCTGGCCCCTGAGAATGAATATGTGGAGAAGTTCAGCCAAAGCCTCAACCACATCCCAAAGCTGCGCTACTCCCTGGGGTACGACCACCAGAAGAGAGAACTGTGTGTGTCTTTCCTAGAAG TGAGCTGCGGCGGAACTCTGACCGTGCCGGTGGGAATTTCTCCAGCCCCGGATACACAGAAGCCTTACCCTCCTTTCAGTGACTGTACCTGGACTATGATTGCCCCAGTGGGGTACAAG
- the LOC105946102 gene encoding synaptotagmin-13-like isoform X2, which produces MSIYKRTELVHPLAPENEYVEKFSQSLNHIPKLRYSLGYDHQKRELCVSFLEAVGCPLTKEEEPGSHRYIGGTLTSNGGQTEAQTSLMNRTPHTVWDEALLFPLSEEERVEAELTLTLRHCDRYSRHQVAGEITLSLANLGVPFGAARWVGL; this is translated from the exons ATGAGTATATACAAGCGCACTGAGCTGGTTCACCCTCTGGCCCCTGAGAATGAATATGTGGAGAAGTTCAGCCAAAGCCTCAACCACATCCCAAAGCTGCGCTACTCCCTGGGGTACGACCACCAGAAGAGAGAACTGTGTGTGTCTTTCCTAGAAG CTGTTGGTTGCCCACTTACCAAGGAGGAGGAGCCTGGGAGTCACCGCTACATTGGGGGCACTCTCACCAGCAATGGTGGGCAAACAGAAGCCCAGACCTCGCTGATGAATAGGACCCCACATACAGTTTGGGACGAGGCTCTGCTGTTCCCCTTATCAGAGGAGGAACGAGTAGAGGCTGAGCTAACACTCACCTTGAGGCACTGTGACCGCTACTCCAGGCACCAGGTAGCCGGGGAAATCACCCTGAGTCTGGCTAATCTAGGGGTTCCCTTTGGAGCAGCTCGGTGGGTGGGACTTTAG
- the LOC105946102 gene encoding synaptotagmin-13-like isoform X1: MLPVPMSIYKRTELVHPLAPENEYVEKFSQSLNHIPKLRYSLGYDHQKRELCVSFLEAVGCPLTKEEEPGSHRYIGGTLTSNGGQTEAQTSLMNRTPHTVWDEALLFPLSEEERVEAELTLTLRHCDRYSRHQVAGEITLSLANLGVPFGAARWVGL, from the exons ATGCTGCCCGTACCG ATGAGTATATACAAGCGCACTGAGCTGGTTCACCCTCTGGCCCCTGAGAATGAATATGTGGAGAAGTTCAGCCAAAGCCTCAACCACATCCCAAAGCTGCGCTACTCCCTGGGGTACGACCACCAGAAGAGAGAACTGTGTGTGTCTTTCCTAGAAG CTGTTGGTTGCCCACTTACCAAGGAGGAGGAGCCTGGGAGTCACCGCTACATTGGGGGCACTCTCACCAGCAATGGTGGGCAAACAGAAGCCCAGACCTCGCTGATGAATAGGACCCCACATACAGTTTGGGACGAGGCTCTGCTGTTCCCCTTATCAGAGGAGGAACGAGTAGAGGCTGAGCTAACACTCACCTTGAGGCACTGTGACCGCTACTCCAGGCACCAGGTAGCCGGGGAAATCACCCTGAGTCTGGCTAATCTAGGGGTTCCCTTTGGAGCAGCTCGGTGGGTGGGACTTTAG